The Christiangramia forsetii KT0803 DNA segment TTTATCGCCATGCAGTTAGGAGCTGAGGGAGTAGATTGGGATTCAAGAGATTTTATGATCATGGGAATATTACTATTAGGCACTGCGCTGGCATTAGAATTTTCTCTTCAGAAAATTAAAACTACCAAGAAACGTTTTATCGCCTGCGGACTCATTCTCATCGGACTTTTCTTGATCTGGGCAGAACTGGCCGTAGGAATCTTTGGTACTCCATTTGCCGGAGAATAAAAAAATTTCATCCCTCACCCGGAACTAAAAAAAACAGTTCCGACTTATCCCATAGTAGAGGTGAATTAGAAATCCAGAGGCCAAGCTGTCGGGAAGTTTTATAAATTAAATACGAAAAACATGAAAACTGAAAATTTTGTAGACAAAGATTCGATAGTAAGGGAGATCTGGGGAAAAACCGACACGATCCTTTTTATTTTCGCCGGTGCCTCTGCTGAATTTGCCTTGAATAAAGCCGTAGACTGGCTTTATTATACGGGAAAATTACCTGAAGATCCATTAGGCCGGCTATTTTCAACGGTAGCCTATGCCTGTAAAATCGTTTTTTCTGAAAAACAAGCGGCGATAAGTGCCATCGAGATAATCAACAAAGCCCATGCAGATGTAGAGTCCCAGCGCGGAAAGAGTATTCCAGATTGGGCTTATAGAGATGTCCTTTTTATGCTTATAGATTATTCCATCCGCGCTTATGAATTACTTGAAAGATCACTAACTATCGCTGAAAAGCTGGAAGTTTTAGAAGTTTTTATTCGTGTTGGAAAAAGAATGAAGCTAAAAGACCTTCCAGAAAACTTTCAGGATTATGAAGTAATGCGGAAGAATCATCTTGAGCAGCACATGAATTACGGTAATTATACCCGGGATCTATACCGGCAATATTGCAAGCACTTGGGCTGGTTTAGATATCAGCTCTTGCTGGAAACCCAGATGCTCATAACTCCTAAAAAAGTAAGACAGCTGTTACTGCTTCGGAAATTTTCAATATTACGTCCGTTGCTTCCAGGTTATAAATTGAGCCGGAAACTTAAACTTGACTTTTTACTAAAAACACTGATTCTACCTGCAGATTATAAAGAAGAAATAAGATCACTCGATCATGTTTCAGTATAATTTTCAAAATGAACGGAAGAAAGACTTTAATAAAATATCATTCTAAGTTATTGTACGAGTAACTCCTGCAATGTCTTTTTTGACCTTGTAGGTATATTTTTAGAAACCGGCTACTTAATTATACCTACAAGGTTTGGCAAACCTTACAGGAAGTAAGAAACCTTTCTGGTACCATGACAATAAGCAATGAATAAAAAACAGGGCGATGGTATAAAAAATGTTTAGCTCTCTTGCATGTTGTTTCTGGGGATTGCCACGAATGCACTAATGATTTTGAGAATTTATTAGTGCTTGAGTGGACAAACATAAAATATAGCGAAAGACATTTCGGAAGAGCTGCATTCATCAATAATCAATTAAATATTTCAAAAATCAAAAAATGGACAATTCACCGCAAAACTCAAACCCCAACAAATTCCTTCACTGGTTAAAAAATTCTATCACCGCCAGAATGTTCGTCATTGGTTTTCTTACCCTTATTTTACTTATTCCGCTTTTTATGGTGCAGGAATTAATTAAGGAGCGCTCGCAGAGACAGGAAAGTGTAGTTTCAGAAATCAACGATAAATGGGGTGACGAAGTAGTGCTCTACGGGCCAGTTTTAAAGATCCCTTATCGCACTTATAGTGAAAAACATATTACCAATTCCAAAAAAGAGCTTACTACCGAAAGCATTGAAGCCTTGAAATATTTATACTTTTTTCCGCATCAGCTTAAAATTCATTCAGTAGTTGATCCCGAAATAAAGAAACGCGGAATTTATCAAACTGCCGTTTATAAAAGTAAAACTGATCTTAGTGGAAATTTTTCAATTTCAGATTACCAGAATGAGGATATTTCAGAAAAAGATATTCTCTGGGATAAAGCCCGAATCATCTTCAAGACTTCTAATTTAAAAGGGGTCAATAACGAAATATATATCCAGTTAGGTAATTCCAGCTATACCTTTAAGTCGAAATATGAAGAACATAATCAACTTCGTCCTAATGAACAGGAGCTGTTTTTGATGGAAAGTGGAATTCTCAAAGAAAGTGATTTTCTAAAGGAGAAATCGGTGGAATTTAAGATGGAAGTGTCAGTGAACGGAAGTTCAGAAATTTCTTTTGTCCCGATTGGAAAGACTACAGAAGCTGAAATTATTTCAGATTGGAAAACCAGCAGCTTTAAAGGGAATTTTCTCCCTTATAACGAAGATAAGATTACAGATTCAGGTTTTAAAGCCAAATGGAAAATTCTGGATATCAACAGGCCATTTCCCCAGGTTTTCAATAATAATCTGCCCAGGCTCACAGAGTATGCTTTCGGGGTAAATTTTATGATCCCGGTAGACGAATATCAAAAAAGTGAAAGAGCTACGAAATATGGCTTTCTGGTAATAGGCCTCACTTTTTTACTATTTTTCCTGATCCAGACTTTAAGTAAAATCCCCATCCATCCATTTCAATATTTAATGATTGGTTTAGGATTGGTCATGTTTTATACCCTGCTCATCTCGATTTCTGAACACAGCAGTTTTCTGAAAGCTTATTTGATCGCAGGAATTTCGGTTCTATTGATGATAAGCCTTTATTCTAAAAGCATTTTAAAAGGCTGGAAATTCCCCATATTTATTGGGCTCTCTCTATTTGCCCTGTATTCTTTTATTTTTATCATCATTCAGCTGGAAAGCTATGCGCTGCTGGTGGGAAGTATTGGATTATTCCTGATCCTCGCCGGGGTGATGTATGTTTCCCGAAAGATAGACTGGGACCATCAATAAAAATTTTAACCAGGAAAGTTTCTTGAAAGAGAGACTTTCTTTATATCTAAAATATTATGAAACTATTTCTAAAAAATACGCTTACTCCCTTTCACTGGATATTGATATATGGTT contains these protein-coding regions:
- the creD gene encoding cell envelope integrity protein CreD, which gives rise to MDNSPQNSNPNKFLHWLKNSITARMFVIGFLTLILLIPLFMVQELIKERSQRQESVVSEINDKWGDEVVLYGPVLKIPYRTYSEKHITNSKKELTTESIEALKYLYFFPHQLKIHSVVDPEIKKRGIYQTAVYKSKTDLSGNFSISDYQNEDISEKDILWDKARIIFKTSNLKGVNNEIYIQLGNSSYTFKSKYEEHNQLRPNEQELFLMESGILKESDFLKEKSVEFKMEVSVNGSSEISFVPIGKTTEAEIISDWKTSSFKGNFLPYNEDKITDSGFKAKWKILDINRPFPQVFNNNLPRLTEYAFGVNFMIPVDEYQKSERATKYGFLVIGLTFLLFFLIQTLSKIPIHPFQYLMIGLGLVMFYTLLISISEHSSFLKAYLIAGISVLLMISLYSKSILKGWKFPIFIGLSLFALYSFIFIIIQLESYALLVGSIGLFLILAGVMYVSRKIDWDHQ
- a CDS encoding oxygenase MpaB family protein, with amino-acid sequence MKTENFVDKDSIVREIWGKTDTILFIFAGASAEFALNKAVDWLYYTGKLPEDPLGRLFSTVAYACKIVFSEKQAAISAIEIINKAHADVESQRGKSIPDWAYRDVLFMLIDYSIRAYELLERSLTIAEKLEVLEVFIRVGKRMKLKDLPENFQDYEVMRKNHLEQHMNYGNYTRDLYRQYCKHLGWFRYQLLLETQMLITPKKVRQLLLLRKFSILRPLLPGYKLSRKLKLDFLLKTLILPADYKEEIRSLDHVSV